The stretch of DNA GCAGTTGTTGTACAGGGTACTTCCGTAAGTTCTATCGTTCAATTTATGACGAGTGGCTTTTCTATTGAAACGGGAGTTGGTGCAGTAGATTCATTGTTAAATCGTGGTGGACTTACTTCGATGCTCGGAACGGTTGGCATTTTGATCATTGCAACGGCACTTGGTGGTATTTTAGAAGAAACTGGTTCGTTTGAAGTATTAACGAAAAGAATGATGGAAAAAGTGAAAACTACTGGAACGCTTATTGGTTCTACTCTATTAACAACGTTGGCTGTCGGACTAGCGAGCGGCGCACAGTTTTTAGCCATTATATTACCTGCAAGAACGTTTGTTCAAAAATATAAAGATATGAAAATCGATACGAAAAATTTATCAAGAGCGGTTGAGTCAATGGGGACGGTTGGAATCAATCTTATACCATGGAGTGTACCGGCTGTCTTTGCTTCTAGTATTTTTGGTATCAGTGCATGGGAGTTTATACCGTACGCATTCTTTATCTATCTTGTACCATTAATCAATCTCCTTTTCGGTTTCACGGGTTGGACGATAACACGAAAAGATTACAGCCATGAAATAAAATCGACACCTGCAAAAGAGGAGGCTTTATAGTGAGTGAAGTTATTTTAAGTGTAACGGGTACTGCTCAAGATGGCGGACTACCTCATCCAAATTGTTTTTGTGAAAATTGTAAAAGAGCAATAGCAGACCATAAATGGAAGAGAACCGCATCATCATTGGCTATTGTTCTACCAGAGGAACAGAAATGGCATTTAATTGAGGCAACACCAGATTTAAGGGAACAAATGGCACGATTGCAAATGAAATATGGAATGGAATCGAAGTTGATGAGTAGTATTTTTCTAACACATGCTCATATCGGTCATTACCCAGGATTAATGTTTTTAGGAAAAGAAGCAATAAATGCTAACAAGTTACCAGTCATGGCAGGAGCAAAAATGAAAAAATTGCTTGAAACGGATGCACCATGGAGCCAATTAACTGCCCTTGAAAACATCGTTGTCGAAGAAATTAATGATAAAGAAGCAGTTAATTTATCAAAGGACGTAACCGTTACACCAGTTCTCGTTCCACATCGCAATGAGTTTTCGGAAACTTTTTCCTATTGGATTCAAGGTCCGAATAAAAAAGTATTATTTATTCCAGATATCGATCGATGGGATGAATGGGATATGGATATTTCTGAAGCGGTGAAAGAGGCGGATATTTGTTTTCTCGATGGAACGTTTCACTCCCAGTACGATTTAGCAAAAATTAACCGCGACTTTGGGCAAATTCCTCACCCACCAATGACGGAAACGATGGATCGACTACAAGATTTAGTAGAGTCAACACAAGTTTATTTTATCCATCTGAACCATTCAAACCCTGTATTACGCGCAGATGGGGAATTACGAAAAGAAGTGGAAGCAAAAGGTTTTTATATCGCAGACGAAGAAATCGAATTCAAAATATAAAGTGTGGACGTGGGAAATCCCTCGTCCACACTTTTGGTTCCCAGGAAAAGCCCCTCTAACCTTGTCCTTTCGTCATTACATCGGAAGGGAAAGGGGCTTATCTCTAGTCCACATTCATCTGTTTACATTAACCAGTTTGTACAGCACCGGTATCACTCATAAACCTACCTAAAAATGTTTGTAGCCTCTCAGATTTAGGGTTTCCTAATACCTCTTGTGGTGCACCTTCTTCTTCTATTTGACCATCGTGTAAAAAAACAATACGGTCTGCAACGTCTCTGGCAAAGTCCATTTCATGGGTTACTAAGATCATTGCCATATCTGTTTCTTCTGCTAAATCTTTAATAACTTGTAGCACCTCTCCTACAAGTTCTGGGTCAAGAGCTGATGTTACTTCGTCAAACAGCATCACTTTTGGTCGCATCACTACAGCTCTAGCAATCGCTACTCGTTGTTGCTGACCACCAGATAGTTGAGCTGGATAGGCATTTAACTTATCTCCAAGACCAACTTTTTCTAACATATCTATCGCTCTTGCTTCCGCTTCTTCCTTTGATAATCCTTGGACACGAATAGGGGCTTCTGTTACATTTCTTAAAATCGTCATATGTGGAAATAAATTAAAATGCTGAAATACCATACCTATGTCGCTCCGCATTTTTCGCAAATGCTTTTCATCTGCTTCTATTAGCTTTCCGTCTACTTCCTTATGCCAAAGAGGCTCACCTTCCAATTCAATCACACCGGAAGTGGGCTGTTCTAACGTCATTAACATACGGATAATCGTTGTTTTTCCTGATCCACTTGGTCCTATCAACGCCACTTTTTCCCGATGCTTTATGGCTAAATCTAATTCTTTTAATACTTTTAAGTCACCAAAGCTTTTACTTACTTTACTATATCGAACGAGTGGTTGGTCACTCATATAATCACACCTTTCAATTTAGTTCGTTCTAACATGTACCTTTTTCATTTTCTTTTCTAATTTCTGTATCATGATAGAGGAGGAGTAACTTAATACTAAGAATAATAGACCAACAATGGTAAAAGGTTCTAAGTAACTGAAGGAAGCTGAACCTATATTTTTAGCTCTCGTTAAAAATTCTAAAACCCCAATAGCGCCCAATAACGGTGTTTCTTTAAATAACACTAGTAAGTAGTTTCCTAACATTGGAATAACTGGTGGTATGGATTGTGGTAATATAACGCGAAACCATGTTTGCGTTTTTGAGAAATTTAATGCTCTACTTGCCTCCCATTGACCTTTTGGGATTGATTCAATTCCGGATCGGTAAACTTCTGACACGTACGTACTGTAGTGAATGCCTAATGTTAAAATTCCAGCTACATATTTGTCCATTGTAATGCCTAATTGTGGTAATGCGAAATATACAAAAAATAATTGCACTAGCGGCGGAGTGGATCGCACGAACTCTATAAACCCGTATGTTACTAAAGCTAGAGGCTTAAATTTTGACCTTCTTCCAAATGTGAGTACTAATCCGAAAATCAATGCTACTGCATAGGCAGCGAACGTTATGCCAATTACTAGCCAAATAACATTAAATAATTCAGGAAAGATTTCTATCGCAAACTCCCAATCCCAACTCATTATTTAGCCACCCCTTTCGCTGCTCTGTTCTCTAATTTTCGTACTAAAATAATTAATGGTAATGCTATTAAGAAATAAATAACTAGTAAACTTATAAAAACATGGAATGTATAACTTAAATTAGTATTACGTATAATTAATCCTTGAAACGTTAAATCTGCTAATGTTATTAAGGAAACTAACGATGTCCCTTTTAATAGTTCGATAGATATGTTACCGAAACCAGGTAACATAATTCTAATAGCTTGAGGTAGAATAACACGTGTCATTCTGTGCCAACGACTCATATTTAAAGCGATGGCAGCTTCTGTTTGTCCTTTTGGTATTGCTTGAATAGCACCTCTTACTACTTCTGAAGCATAAGCACCGTAGTTTAATCCTAATGTGATAACACCGGCTAAAAATGGAGAAAGAGTAATACCGAAAGCGGGAAGTGCGTAAAATATCCAAAACATTTGGACAAGTAACGATGTTCCTCTAAATATTTCTACATAAAAGGTAGTTACGCCCCTTACCAACTTAAATCGTGATATCTTGCCTAGTCCGGCTATAAACGCAACACTATATGTCACTAACGCGGAGGCAATTAATATTTGTATTGTTGTATTTGCCCCTTTTAGTAACTGCGGCAAAATTTCTATGTAAGGCTGGATAATGATCACTCCTTTATTGTCATTTAACCGTAAAAGTAAAGGTGGGGTGGAAGGAAGAAAAAACAGGCACCCTGACGAAGAGCGCCTGTTGTTCTACTAATAAGCTCTAATACATTTATTAGCTTCCACAAAGTTCAGCTGCTGTCATGTCACCAGGTAGATCATCTTCTGTAAAACCAAACTCACTAATAATTTCTAGTAGTTCACCAGAATCTTTTAATTCTTGTAAAGCTTCATTGTACGCCTGAACAAATTCCTCATCCGCCAATCTAAATGCAGCTGCACCATATCCTCTTACACTTTCTCCATCAACAATAGGTTGCTCAAAGTCAGCTACACGTTCAACATTATCTGCATTTGCAGTTGCTAGCGCTGCTTCTAACGTAGGACTAGTCATCGTAATCGCGTCTACACGTCCAGATTGTAAAGCTGCAACGTTAGATGGAATATCTGACACAATTTCTATTTGGCTTTGACTAACCCCAGCCGCATCTAGATATGACAATTCAATAGCGCCTTCCATTACAGCAATTTTTACATCAGGATTTGCTGCGATGTCTTCGTAACTATGTAGATTATATGGATTTCCCGATTGAACTGCCAATGCTTCCCCAATACTATATTCTGGTTCACCGAACTGCACACGCTCACATCTATCTGGTGTTATATACATCCCAGCAGTTACTACGTCAAATCTTTCTGCCTGTAAACCGTTTATTAATGAACCAAATTCCGTTAAAACTCCATCCATTTCTTCTATTCCTAACTTTTGGAATACGGCGCGAGCAACTTCAACGGATTGACCTGTTAGTTCTCCATCAGCTGTTTGGTAGGCGTATGGATTTTCCCCCGCGAAGCCTATTGTTATTTTTCCTTCTTCCTTCGCACGTTCTAACGTGCTTAAATCTCCGCTTGATGTACTAGAACAAGCGGCTAGTACGATTGTAAATATTGTAATAGTAAATATCGTAAT from Sutcliffiella cohnii encodes:
- the ehuD gene encoding ectoine/hydroxyectoine ABC transporter permease subunit EhuD, yielding MSWDWEFAIEIFPELFNVIWLVIGITFAAYAVALIFGLVLTFGRRSKFKPLALVTYGFIEFVRSTPPLVQLFFVYFALPQLGITMDKYVAGILTLGIHYSTYVSEVYRSGIESIPKGQWEASRALNFSKTQTWFRVILPQSIPPVIPMLGNYLLVLFKETPLLGAIGVLEFLTRAKNIGSASFSYLEPFTIVGLLFLVLSYSSSIMIQKLEKKMKKVHVRTN
- the ehuC gene encoding ectoine/hydroxyectoine ABC transporter permease subunit EhuC, translating into MIQPYIEILPQLLKGANTTIQILIASALVTYSVAFIAGLGKISRFKLVRGVTTFYVEIFRGTSLLVQMFWIFYALPAFGITLSPFLAGVITLGLNYGAYASEVVRGAIQAIPKGQTEAAIALNMSRWHRMTRVILPQAIRIMLPGFGNISIELLKGTSLVSLITLADLTFQGLIIRNTNLSYTFHVFISLLVIYFLIALPLIILVRKLENRAAKGVAK
- the ehuA gene encoding ectoine/hydroxyectoine ABC transporter ATP-binding protein EhuA, giving the protein MSDQPLVRYSKVSKSFGDLKVLKELDLAIKHREKVALIGPSGSGKTTIIRMLMTLEQPTSGVIELEGEPLWHKEVDGKLIEADEKHLRKMRSDIGMVFQHFNLFPHMTILRNVTEAPIRVQGLSKEEAEARAIDMLEKVGLGDKLNAYPAQLSGGQQQRVAIARAVVMRPKVMLFDEVTSALDPELVGEVLQVIKDLAEETDMAMILVTHEMDFARDVADRIVFLHDGQIEEEGAPQEVLGNPKSERLQTFLGRFMSDTGAVQTG
- the ehuB gene encoding ectoine/hydroxyectoine ABC transporter substrate-binding protein EhuB, which codes for MKKFITIFTITIFTIVLAACSSTSSGDLSTLERAKEEGKITIGFAGENPYAYQTADGELTGQSVEVARAVFQKLGIEEMDGVLTEFGSLINGLQAERFDVVTAGMYITPDRCERVQFGEPEYSIGEALAVQSGNPYNLHSYEDIAANPDVKIAVMEGAIELSYLDAAGVSQSQIEIVSDIPSNVAALQSGRVDAITMTSPTLEAALATANADNVERVADFEQPIVDGESVRGYGAAAFRLADEEFVQAYNEALQELKDSGELLEIISEFGFTEDDLPGDMTAAELCGS
- a CDS encoding MBL fold metallo-hydrolase, whose amino-acid sequence is MSEVILSVTGTAQDGGLPHPNCFCENCKRAIADHKWKRTASSLAIVLPEEQKWHLIEATPDLREQMARLQMKYGMESKLMSSIFLTHAHIGHYPGLMFLGKEAINANKLPVMAGAKMKKLLETDAPWSQLTALENIVVEEINDKEAVNLSKDVTVTPVLVPHRNEFSETFSYWIQGPNKKVLFIPDIDRWDEWDMDISEAVKEADICFLDGTFHSQYDLAKINRDFGQIPHPPMTETMDRLQDLVESTQVYFIHLNHSNPVLRADGELRKEVEAKGFYIADEEIEFKI